Proteins found in one Aspergillus puulaauensis MK2 DNA, chromosome 8, nearly complete sequence genomic segment:
- a CDS encoding uncharacterized protein (COG:S;~EggNog:ENOG410PZWF;~InterPro:IPR006760;~PFAM:PF04667) codes for MDPKNKPQQPGESLSERDKRILKTYGKLPRLGSLGQQKRVYFDSGDFALSAAHKEAGDGAIQTGTVHPVRESIPHPHVPIPHEIDKSPSAEIAKSPLSNDWTEYMPPID; via the exons ATGGACCCGAAAAATaagccgcagcagcctggTGAA TCGCTCTCGGAGCGCGATAAGCGCATCCTAAAAACATACGGAAAGCTACCGCGCCTCGGCTCACTTGGACAGCAG AAGCGAGTCTACTTCGACTCGGGCGACTTCGCTCTCTCCGCAGCGCATAAGGAAGCCGGCGACGGCGCCATCCAAACAGGCACCGTGCACCCTGTCCGCGAGAGCATTCCACATCCACACGTTCCCATTCCGCATGAGATTGATAAAAGCCCGAGTGCTGAGATTGCGAAGAGCCCGCTCTCCAACGATTGGACTGAGTATATGCCGCCGATCGATTGA
- a CDS encoding Zn(II)2Cys6 transcription factor (COG:S;~EggNog:ENOG410PW6V;~InterPro:IPR036864,IPR021858,IPR001138;~PFAM:PF00172;~go_function: GO:0000981 - DNA-binding transcription factor activity, RNA polymerase II-specific [Evidence IEA];~go_function: GO:0008270 - zinc ion binding [Evidence IEA];~go_process: GO:0006355 - regulation of transcription, DNA-templated [Evidence IEA]), giving the protein MSLGASGDPEAENTRRRTRTGCLPCRGRRRKCDGARPACRNCEVKGTACQWGLKIAFHPSRTYSLSARDSVSLAAIEQQWSRARTENPRFGTIINETQEVICGYSILDDLDTSFVDSPDPPNYEDTEEYLQMAASPSATTAAVRPPSSSGACSSPATSGGVVTSEYEDHPRQALPTDFSIGDLLLRPRGAVSEQPRRSSFVSWAVAPACEPDYTVPFIGPVDEAPVGAPLLASPAETLQPPEPPLPVSNAEMARLVSLYIQETGTWCETTDSDMHFTMRSIHEMMRSPAFIAAVMALASRQLDHVGHRPQPITLELYQYTIQLLLQQGPAKQDASALATCTLLCVYEMMASGVYEWRRHLKGCAAHLQAQKWNGSSKGIVKSCFWAFARIDVWAALISRKTTLIPTNFWLDDMSIASVAAKRDIDDYCNLANLIFAEIVNFLATRGPDESGHDNTYTASEVSPLLRNPPASSKVFPVVLYSRSSSICGNTFYHAGSILLLQTGEVPLHADNISSELNNLVWHAREIGGISISNPSHANWVNQVQPLYIAGTVFAPGGEAPSSWTYDSINLLDAQTQLDLSLRRGSAINPATGDDMSLATWEEEEKYAAEKVLLLKQLARIERETGWKTSDRAASLRTLWGMG; this is encoded by the exons ATGTCGCTGGGAGCCAGTGGCGATCCGGAAGCAGAGAACACCAGGAGACGGACTAGGACTGGCTG TCTCCCGTGTCGTGGTCGTCGTCGAAAGT GCGATGGGGCCCGTCCTGCATGCCGCAATTGTGAAGTAAAGGGCACCGCTTGCCAATGGGGGCTCAAGATTGCCTTTCATCCTTCGCGCACCTACAGCTTGTCTGCACGCGATTCAGTATCGTTGGCGGCGATTGAGCAGCAGTGGAGTCGCGCCCGTACAGAAAACCCTCGGTTTGGGACG ATCATAAATGAAACGCAGGAAGTTATCTGTGGATACAGTATCCTTGATGACCTGGACACCTCCTTTGTAGACTCACCAGACCCACCCAATTATGAGGATACGGAAGAATACCTGCAGATGGCGGCTTCCCCGAGTGCGACAACCGCCGCAGTTCGCCCACCAAGTTCTTCTGGGGCGTGCAGTTCGCCCGCAACATCAGGCGGTGTTGTCACGTCCGAGTACGAGGACCATCCTCGCCAGGCGTTGCCTACTGATTTTAGTATCGGAGACTTGCTGCTGCGACCCAGGGGAGCGGTCTCCGAGCAGCCGCGGCGATCGAGCTTCGTCAGTTGGGCCGTTGCACCGGCATGCGAGCCAGACTACACAGTCCCCTTCATAGGGCCCGTTGATGAGGCCCCGGTCGGTGCACCGCTGCTCGCGTCGCCCGCTGAAACCTTGCAACCACCGGAACCCCCACTTCCTGTATCAAATGCGGAAATGGCTCGCCTGGTTTCATTGTACATCCAGGAAACGGGGACTTGGTGTGAAACGACAGATTCGGATATGCACTTTACCATGCGTAGTATCCATGAGATGATGAGATCCCCGGCGTTTATCGCTGCGGTAATGGCCCTGGCCTCGCGCCAACTCGACCACGTGGGGCATCGACCGCAACCCATCACCCTTGAATTATACCAGTACACTATTCAGTTACTTCTCCAACAAGGCCCGGCAAAGCAGGATGCTTCCGCTCTGGCTACTTGCACTCTACTCTGTGTGTATGAAATGATGGCGTCAGGAGTGTATGAATGGCGACGCCATCTCAAG GGATGTGCCGCTCATCTTCAAGCCCAAAAGTGGAACGGATCTAGTAAAGGCATCGTAAAATCATGCTTTTGGGCGTTTGCTCGTATCG ATGTCTGGGCGGCTTTAATTAGCAGGAAGACGACTCTAATTCCAACCAATTTCTGGTTGGATGATATGTCGATTGCATCGGTGGCTGCAAAGAGGGACATTGATGATTATTGTAACCTCGCCAATCTGATATTTGCCGAAATAGTCAATTTCCTAGCTACGCGTGGCCCAGATGAAAGTGGTCATGACAACACATACACAGCGTCG GAGGTCAGTCCCCTCCTGAGAAATCCTCCGGCATCGTCAAAAGTGTTTCCCGTGGTTCTCTATTCTCGCTCGTCTTCAA TTTGCGGTAATACTTTCTACCATGCCGGCTCTATATTATTGCTGCAGACGGGGGAAGTTCCACTGCACGCCGATAATATATCCAGTGAACTT AACAACCTCGTCTGGCACGCACGGGAGATCGGTGgtatctccatctcgaacCCTTCTCA TGCAAACTGGGTCAATCAAGTCCAACCGCTTTACATCGCGGGCACAGTTTTTGCTCCCGGCGGCGAAGCACCAAGTTCATGGACATATGATTCGATAAATCTTTTGGATGCGCAAACACAGCTAGACCTGTCACTACGGCGCGGGAGCGCGATAAATCCGGCTACGGGTGATGATATGTCCCTAGCAAcatgggaagaggaggaaaagtACGCTGCTGAGAAGGTCCTCCTATTGAAGCAGTTGGCTCGCATAGAACGAGAAACCGGCTGGAAAACGTCGGATCGCGCGGCCAGTTTAAGGACACTATGGGGAATGGGGTAG
- a CDS encoding uncharacterized protein (COG:S;~EggNog:ENOG410PY4D) yields MENTGNDTDVLSAGDLLPDPEFDEHGYDANEEVLLLQMMGTANDAVSPNLQAVLDDRVDIGWPTGQRQQSPLLMERPQSSGIDTSAFSFAKPAQNRKPFSLQPASRHSSSGVNQTKPDRARGRVGHDSGEEQGDQDQTAVCASTRNAEFPTSPNNVESSSVTIDKRQDTSEQLILSTLPSTDARSQSRASMDGQTDQVLPSEPAPEDDQQNQPSEHDIQEAVVSGPSSLDPSQTPNQSTINDGRLNRLPSSEGLDLVQNGSSEARPTDHPWKVAKRRHSDKRRATKRVSYATSEPSLQVPEEALFQQLIGRLRAREESEAVALDRQKEMETNMLALSEENKVLKEELEILGSKLQRRTMESRAYKYHTDSWKSKLAKVKVFLNELGTGYQNLRGEAIHFKATRKTLDKERKEITESIGDIKSRMYQISQASHERRGCLSEAQTLMASLGEQLKDAREMARYSQDQLADEKRRSRLLELYIQNCSRAQDRKLDLVKTNQLEAMKQLEFTFESMTKRSESSHAVFGDAIEQRLNDLIALVGTSNETLSNGKLDLLKCSEAIHTFETRMDSMTLRMGEDIKSSSNVADGMVKSLEEQLQIFTDSVSDRSALHKQLTASEERCIHLQTKLEGATPAFAKLDSSVNGLREREVDLGQRMECLEARLAEVKLPKRFEDDYFHISEKLKLENEIQQLQLKLELTKEKLEAQYLDGKTKQGDLGEMTERAHKTEKNVTKLEEHIAQLQERIEETENEAQDNIKRAVASARDKCSAEFERRLHELLMEKVELEGDAKRAKEKLVELQRKLVEVEDSTKRHRKDLDALFSERQKRIEYLEGTQDEQTANIAKRDAEIERMKERVEALMEQQNSLRSQLDEALRKSSSFEGELLKTTTDSQVSQQVLQDRFSALKAEIAWKEENCQALKESLSSAQNQLKGKEEECQDLQDNLHAIQGELRGNETERQALQDNLSSLQDKATENEEAHQTLQDSLSSIQSRLTNKEEEYRVLSKELEESNNIREDLESGKSKAKSEIHALLKRVQEAESATKMVRETLHRMNVAQLDQSLPEMMDQLEKSFQAASSNQAAIVGRISSQVRTPETSARVANSGTDLNAGNQGEVHTDPEDNEPKTPINHYDEHSPSKQGGHIIPFSSIAISPTHCDVADDEPFDFSCMLMHTPERTSAQQELMAPPRPEKEPPSMEVIPGVKRVSSAQGPNKLRTEDQHLSISADEAHLQPNGPAPTRKVSFVMRSTAAETDSVQVPDSQEKNFQSNLLESSLNGDNPTRTNRWTYSKRQRDTSTKRQDAMTSEKAYSQTDDQEAHNKKVKAIAEPLATATQARAGSELHDHRRSPTRLASGSSRTSLDLPVIEQKTRRRSGRKTRGDKYNARFSQDA; encoded by the exons ATGGAGAATACCGGTAATGACACGGATGTCCTATCGGCTGGTGATCTTCTGCCTGACCCCGAATTTGATGAACATGGATACGACGCCAACGAGGAAGTATTGCTCCTGCAGATGATGGGCACAGCCAACGATGCCGTTTCACCCAATCTTCAAGCCGTCCTAGACGACCGCGTCGATATCGGGTGGCCTACTGGGCAGAGGCAGCAGTCTCCTCTCCTCATGGAGCGCCCACAGAGCTCGGGTATTGATACTTCAGCTTTCAGTTTTGCGAAGCCGGCTCAGAACAGAAAGCCCTTTTCGCTTCAGCCAGCTTCGAGGCACTCTTCATCTGGTGTAAACCAAACAAAGCCAGACCGGGCGAGAGGCAGAGTGGGTCATGACTCAGGTGAAGAGCAGGGTGATCAGGACCA GACTGCTGTTTGTGCCAGCACTCGAAATGCCGAGTTTCCAACGTCCCCAAATAATGTCGAGTCCTCTTCTGTAACAATAGATAAGAGGCAGGATACGAGCGAGCAACTTATACTCTCTACGCTGCCAAGTACAGACGCAAGATCCCAATCCAGAGCTTCTATGGATGGCCAGACCGACCAGGTCTTACCATCTGAGCCGGCCCCCGAAGATGATCAGCAGAATCAACCATCCGAGCATGACATACAAG AGGCGGTAGTGTCTGGGCCTTCTAGTTTGGAT CCCAGCCAAACCCCGAACCAGTCGACTATTAATGATGGGCGACTCAATAGACTGCCCTCTTCCGAGGGCTTGGACTTGGTGCAGAATGGCTCGTCCGAAGCGCGGCCTACTGATCATCCGTGGAAAGTTGCAAAACGGCGACACAGCGACAAGCGAAGGGCGACAAAGAGAGTATCGTATGCAACATCAGAACCAAGCCTGCAAGTTCCAGAAGAGGCACTGTTTCAACAGTTAATCGGCCGATTGAGGGCTCGGGAGGAAAGCGAAGCAGTGGCCTTGGACCGACAGAAAGAAATGGAAACAAACATGCTAGCACTGAGCGAAGAAAACAAAGTTTTGAAGGAGGAACTTGAGATACTCGGCTCCAAGCTACAGAGGCGAACGATGGAATCCAGGGCCTACAAATATCACACGGATTCATGGAAATCGAAACTGGCAAAAGTCAAGGTATTCCTTAACGAACTCGGCACTGGCTATCAGAATCTCCGCGGCGAGGCAATACATTTCAAGGCAACCCGAAAGACGCTGGACAAGGAACGTAAGGAAATAACAGAAAGTATTGGAGATATCAAATCACGAATGTACCAGATATCCCAAGCCTCTCATGAGAGGCGAGGTTGTCTTTCGGAGGCGCAGACCCTTATGGCCTCATTAGGCGAGCAACTAAAAGATGCGAGAGAAATGGCACGGTATTCTCAAGACCAGCTGGCTGACGAAAAGAGAAGATCCCGCTTGCTCGAGCTATACATACAGAATTGTTCACGCGCTCAGGACAGAAAGCTCGATCTTGTCAAGACTAACCAGCTCGAAGCTATGAAACAACTTGAATTTACCTTCGAATCGATGACCAAACGCAGTGAATCGTCCCACGCGGTCTTTGGTGACGCGATTGAACAAAGATTGAATGATCTCATTGCTTTAGTCGGCACCTCAAATGAAACATTGTCTAATGGCAAACTAGATCTATTGAAATGCAGCGAAGCTATCCACACATTTGAGACCCG CATGGATTCAATGACACTCCGGATGGGAGAGGATATTAAGAGCAGCTCAAACGTCGCTGACGGAATGGTAAAGAGTTTGGAAGAGCAACTTCAAATATTCACAGACAGCGTGAGCGACAGATCAGCCCTACACAAGCAACTCACCGCTAGCGAAGAACGTTGTATTCATCTTCAGACGAAGCTAGAAGGAGCAACACCAGCTTTTGCGAAACTTGACTCGAGCGTTAATGGATTGCGGGAAAGAGAGGTCGATCTTGGACAGCGGATGGAGTGTCTGGAAGCAAGACTGGCCGAGGTCAAACTTCCGAAGCGATTCGAAGACGACTATTTCCACATTTCGGAGAAACTGAAGCTCGAGAATGAGATACAGCAACTACAACTCAAGTTGGAGTTAACgaaagagaagctggaggctcAGTATTTGGATGGGAAGACGAAACAGGGTGACTTAGGTGAGATGACGGAACGAGCCCACAAGACAGAGAAGAATGTAACGAAACTCGAAGAGCACATTGCTCAACTGCAAGAGAGGATCGAGGAGACGGAAAATGAGGCACAAGACAACATTAAAAGGGCAGTTGCAAGCGCCAGAGACAAGTGCAGTGCGGAGTTCGAAAGACGATTGCATGAACTACTgatggagaaggtcgagctTGAGGGGGATGCAAAGCGAGCCAAGGAGAAACTGGTTGAATTACAACGCAAATTa gttgaggttgaagacTCGACCAAGAGACATCGCAAGGATCTAGATGCATTG tttTCTGAGCGGCAAAAGCGAATCGAATACCTCGAAGGCACCCAGGATGAGCAAACTGCAAACATAGCCAAACGAGACGCAGAGATTGAAAGGATGAAAGAACGAGTGGAAGCACTCATGGAGCAACAAAATTCTCTCCGCAGCCAGCTCGATGAAGCGCTTCGAAAGTCAAGCAGCTTCGAGGGCGAGCTACTGAAAACCACGACAGACAGCCAAGTGTCCCAACAGGTCCTGCAAGACAGATTCTCTGCCCTTAAGGCTGAGATTGCGTGGAAAGAGGAGAATTGTCAAGCTTTGAAAGAAAGTCTTTCTTCTGCCCAAAACCAACTTaaggggaaagaagaggagtgCCAGGATTTACAGGATAACCTTCACGCAATTCAAGGTGAGCTCCGTGGGAACGAAACGGAGCGACAGGCCCTGCAAGATAACCTCTCGTCGCTTCAAGACAAAGCCACGGAGAACGAAGAGGCACACCAAACCTTGCAAGACAGTCTTTCATCCATCCAGAGCAGACTCACGAACAAGGAAGAGGAGTATCGAGTTTTGAGtaaggagctcgaggagtcAAACAATATACGAGAAGATCTTGAATCTGGTAAATCGAAGGCAAAATCGGAAATTCATGCTCTGCTCAAAAGGGTGCAGGAGGCGGAATCTGCAACAAAAATGGTCAGAGAAACCCTCCATCGGATGAATGTCGCGCAGCTAGATCAGTCACTGCCGGAGATGATGGATCAGCTGGAGAAGTCATTCCAGGCAGCCAGCTCAAACCAAGCGGCAATTGTCGGTCGAATTTCATCTCAAGTGAGAACGCCTGAAACGTCGGCAAGAGTTGCAAATTCTGGAACGGACCTCAATGCTGGCAACCAAGGAGAAGTGCACACGGATCCAGAGGATAATGAACCAAAGACGCCGATAAACCATTATGACGAACATTCGCCGTCGAAGCAGGGTGGGCACATAATCCCGTTCTCAAGTATAGCAATATCCCCTACCCACTGCGACGTTGCAGATGATGAACCGTTTGACTTCTCTTGCATGCTTATGCACACCCCTGAAAGAACATCAGCGCAGCAGGAACTCATGGCCCCGCCGAGACCAGAAAAGGAACCCCCGTCAATGGAGGTCATTCCTGGAGTGAAACGTGTTTCAAGTGCCCAAGGACCAAATAAACTGCGTACAGAAGACCAGCATCTGAGTATTTCAGCAGATGAAGCTCATCTTCAGCCAAACGGCCCAGCCCCAACGCGAAAAGTCTCTTTTGTGATGAGAAGCACAGCTGCAGAAACAGATAGCGTTCAAGTTCCGGATTCGCAGGAGAAGAATTTCCAAAGCAATCTTTTGGAGTCGTCACTTAACGGAGACAACCCAACACGAACCAATCGATGGACGTACAGTAAACGCCAGCGGGATACATCGACAAAGCGGCAAGACGCGATGACGAGCGAGAAAGCATATTCTCAGACTGACGACCAGGAGGCGCACAATAAAAAAGTGAAGGCTATTGCGGAACCTCTTGCGACTGCGACCCAGGCAAGAGCTGGGTCAGAACTTCATGATCACCGCAGGAGTCCTACCAGGCTGGCTTCCGGAAGCAGTCGCACTTCCTTGGACCTACCGGTTATCGAGCAAAAAACCAGACGGAGGTCAGGACGAAAGACACGAG GTGACAAATACAATGCTCGGTTTAGTCAGGACGCCTAG
- a CDS encoding mitochondrial 54S ribosomal protein bL33m (COG:J;~EggNog:ENOG410PS5A;~InterPro:IPR038584,IPR001705,IPR011332;~PFAM:PF00471;~go_component: GO:0005840 - ribosome [Evidence IEA];~go_function: GO:0003735 - structural constituent of ribosome [Evidence IEA];~go_process: GO:0006412 - translation [Evidence IEA]) translates to MAKKAKSRTMAVRLISMAMTGYYRTMTRPRTHRPLSMLKYDPVVKKKVLFLEATKGGRAK, encoded by the exons ATGGCAAAGAAAG CGAAATCCCGTACCATGGCCGTTCGCCTCATCTCCATGGCCATGACCGGCTACTACCGCACAATGACCCGGCCCCGTACGCACCGGCCTTTGAGCATGCTGAAATACGACCCTGTtgtcaagaagaaggttctgttcctggaggCGACGAAGGGTGGACGCGCGAAATAA
- a CDS encoding uncharacterized protein (COG:S;~EggNog:ENOG410PTKM;~SECRETED:SignalP(1-22);~TransMembrane:1 (n9-17c22/23o52-76i)): MAITYQYSLFIVVSLVAHSVAGSEWDASDVQAQNEAGAAGKSGGGGMSNGGMIALCVIVGVVVILGFSSAALFYVAKKRQWQMREKISRSAKQVAQAIKTPLTATFPRSQRLPTTSGGKNKSSRDLPMTKPQRKPTDVEKGAVITTDVSSQGSQSKSRGWASYFSFNRS; encoded by the exons ATGGCTATTACGTACCAATACTCTCTATTCATCGTCGTGTCCCTCGTCGCTCATTCAGTCGCGGGCAGTGAGTGGGATGCGAGTGACGTCCAAGCCCAGAATGAAGCTGGCGCAGCTGGGAAatctggtggtggaggcatGTCTAACGGAGGAATGATAGCTTTATGCGTCATTGTTGGTGTGGTAGTTATACTTGGAT TCTCATCAGCGGCTCTCTTCTATGTGGCCAAAAAGCGCCAATGGCAGATGCGTGAGAAAATCAGTCGCTCCGCAAAACAAGTCGCCCAAGCAATCAAAACACCTCTTACGGCCACGTTTCCGAGGAGTCAACGACTGCCTACTACAAGTGGCGGCAAGAATAAAAGTAGTAGGGACTTGCCAATGACGAAGCCGCAGCGGAAACCAACAGACGTGGAAAAGGGTGCTGTTATTACAACGGATGTCTCGTCGCAAGGTTCGCAGTCCAAGTCTCGCGGTTGGGCCTCTTACTTCTCGTTCAACCGCTCGTGA
- a CDS encoding epoxide hydrolase family protein (COG:S;~EggNog:ENOG410PIT4;~InterPro:IPR010497,IPR016292,IPR029058,IPR000639;~MEROPS:MER0000432;~PFAM:PF06441;~go_function: GO:0003824 - catalytic activity [Evidence IEA];~go_function: GO:0033961 - cis-stilbene-oxide hydrolase activity [Evidence IEA]), whose amino-acid sequence MGLKSPIPIQDLKFNKPVPYRLHVDRELLGVTKQKLALARYPEEQSDFGEEDWAQGAKVARVKQLAEFWRDEYNWEEEESRLNAAFSHFLVKIDVPGFGPLVLHFTHTRSSSPNAIPLLFSHGWPGSFVEAVRVVRPLTEPDSTADPAFHFVAPSIPGFGFSPAPSKSGLGPSTVARAYKILMADVLGYPTFVTQGGDFGSFITRSLAIQYPQTVRAQHLNMFPVRPPTLSSSPLAYLRWCLSGVTYSRFEAEALRVRSNFESDQSGYLEQQKTRPQTLGFALGDSPIGLLAWFVEKLHDWADVYEAFSDSDVITLVMMHWIQGATPGLRFYREAFGRGMREADKTFEVYVSAPTGVTMYAKEQLHCPRDWAAQVANIQYWKEYERGGHFSSLERPDLFVQDLRSFFSQPAVLKAILSR is encoded by the exons ATGGGCCTCAAATCACCCATTCCCATCCAGGACCTCAAGTTCAACAAGCCCGTTCCTTACAGACTACACGTTGATAGGGAATTGCTCGGCGTGACGAAACAAAAGCTGGCCCTCGCGCGGTATCCCGAGGAGCAGTCGGActttggcgaggaggattgGGCCCAGGGCGCAAAGGTGGCGAGGGTCAAGCAGCTTGCTGAATTCTGGCGTGACGAATACAactgggaagaggaggag AGTCGCCTCAACGCAGCGTTCAGCCACTTCCTGGTCAAGATTGACGTCCCGGGATTTGGGCCCCTTGTCCTGCACTTTACGCACACGCGctcctcttcaccaaacGCGATCCCCCTGCTCTTCTCGCACGGCTGGCCCGGTTCATTCGTCGAAGCTGTCCGTGTAGTGCGCCCGCTCACCGAACCAGACAGCACCGCAGACCCTGCCTTCCACTTCGTCGCACCCTCGATCCccggcttcggcttctctCCAGCACCCTCAAAGTCCGGCCTCGGTCCTAGCACCGTTGCGCGCGCTTACAAAATCCTCATGGCTGATGTTCTGGGCTATCCGACCTTTGTCACGCAGGGCGGCGACTTTGGCTCCTTCATCACCCGCTCTCTCGCGATCCAGTACCCGCAGACCGTCCGCGCCCAGCACTTGAACATGTTCCCCGTTCGCCCGCCGacactctcctcctccccactcGCCTATCTTCGCTGGTGCCTGTCGGGCGTGACGTACTCGCGCTTTGAGGCCGAGGCTCTCCGTGTCCGCAGCAACTTCGAGAGTGACCAGAGCGGCTACCTGGAGCAACAAAAGACCCGACCTCAGACGCTTGGCTTTGCACTAGGCGATTCGCCCATTGGCCTCCTGGCCTGGTTTGTGGAGAAGTTACATGACTGGGCTGATGTGTACGAGGCGTTTAGCGACTCGGACGTTATCACTCTGGTAATGATGCACTGGATCCAGGGCGCAACGCCGGGTCTGAGATTTTACCGCGAAGCCTTTGGCCGTGGCATGCGCGAGGCAGACAAGACATTTGAGGTGTACGTTTCTGCACCCACTGGGGTGACCATGTATGCCAAAGAGCAGCTGCAC TGTCCTCGAGACTGGGCGGCGCAGGTGGCCAATATCCAGTATTGGAAGGAATACGAGCGAGGAGGGCACTTTTCGTCGCTGGAGCGACCAGATCTCTTTGTCCAAGACTTgcgcagcttcttctcccagcCAGCTGTGCTAAAGGCCATTCTCTCCAGATAG
- a CDS encoding class I SAM-dependent methyltransferase (COG:S;~EggNog:ENOG410PSXZ;~InterPro:IPR029063;~PFAM:PF13649,PF13489,PF08242,PF08241,PF13847) — protein MPPKPGRFASWTRPFGMIWFSLRLHWEALKESVRREGLAGFLRVSQIRDAASASLFNITSSGFIAYEDTTIVPSLVQAASGVVLDMGPGPGNQIHRFDASAIEYIYGVEPNPRFKDGIDAKLEEHNLKDKYKLIVCGVEDSDVLRGEGITEGSLDTVLCIQVLCAVDDPKSVMKEVWKLLKPGGKFIFWEHGWSRNRGTTVAQALWNPTWSTFVGCHLTRNALGDILNAGEWENPGDIEEPEEPFSLLPRIQGVLVKKAN, from the exons ATGCCTCCCAAACCTGGCCGCTTTGCTTCCTGGACTCGTCCATTCGGCATGATCTGGTTTTCTCTTCGCC TGCACTGGGAAGCACTCAAAGAATCGGTTCGCCGAGAGGGTCTCGCTGGATTTCTGCGCGTAAGCCAGATTCGAGATGCCGCTTCCGCAAGCCTGTTCAATATAACCT CGTCTGGTTTCATCGCTTACGAAGACACAACCATTGTTCCCTCTCTCGTCCAAGCGGCCAGCGGCGTTGTTCTCGATATGGGCCCGGGACCAGGAAACCAGATCCATCGTTTCGACGCATCTGCTATCGAATACATCTATGGCGTAGAGCCTAACCCCCGTTTTAAGGACGGTATAGATGCAAAACTGGAGGAGCACAACCTGAAAGATAAGTATAAGCTTATAGTttgtggtgttgaagataGCGATGTCCTCAGGGGAGAGGGTATAACCGAAGGAAGTCTGGATACGGTGTTATGCATCCAGGTTCTCTGTGCGGTAGATGATCCGAAGAGTGTGATGAAGGAGGTGTGGAAGCTGCTGAAACCGGGAGGCAAGTTTATCTTCTGGGAACATGGATGGAGTAGAAACCGAGGGACGACTGTAGCGCAAG CTCTCTGGAATCCTACTTGGAGTACATTCGTCGGGTGCCATTTGACACGAAATGCACTGGGAGATATTCTCAACGCCGGAGAGTGGGAGAACCCGGGTGATATCGAAGAACCTGAAGAGCCGTTTAGTTTGCTCCCTAGGATTCAGGGTGTGCTTGTCAAGAAGGCTAATTAG